From Tachysurus fulvidraco isolate hzauxx_2018 chromosome 10, HZAU_PFXX_2.0, whole genome shotgun sequence, one genomic window encodes:
- the rag2 gene encoding V(D)J recombination-activating protein 2: MYLKHLTAVNCASLLQPGCSLFHLEGDPYLFGQKGWPKRSCPTGIFGVRIKNGELKLRAISFSNNSCYLPPLRYPAIAHLEPQNENPECYLIHGGRTPNNELSSSLYMLSVDSHGCNRKVTLRCLEKELVGELPEARHGHTLSVVHSRGKTACVLFGGRSYMPPDERTTENWNCMVDCPPQIYLIDLEFGCCSAHTLPELTDGQSFHLALAREDYVYILGGHIASTDCRPPRLFRLHVELFLGSPLLSCEILNDGLSITSAIATPIGPAHEYIILGGYQSDSQKRMLCTYVVLDDVGIRMEPREPPEWSSEISQSRTWFGGTLEKGSALIGIPSGTNHTPADANYFYQLSFKQEGDGEDATQTCSQESTDFEDSAPLEDSEELYFGREPHEMEYSSDGEGDTYNEEDEEDESQTGYWIKCCLTCQVDINTWEPFYSTELTRPAMIFCSRGEGGHWVHAQCMELSEILLQRLSQNNSKYYCLDHGDLARQEMTPPRKILPLKRIPMKTLHRKAPITPKMSPVKKSFFRRLFD; this comes from the coding sequence ATGTACTTGAAGCACCTGACTGCTGTAAACTGTGCAAGTCTTCTGCAGCCTGGCTGCTCCTTATTTCACCTAGAAGGTGATCCTTATCTTTTTGGTCAGAAAGGATGGCCCAAACGTTCCTGCCCCACAGGCATCTTTGGTGTTCGGATTAAAAACGGGGAGCTCAAATTGCGTGCCATCTCATTTTCCAACAATTCTTGTTATCTTCCTCCTCTACGTTACCCAGCAATTGCTCACTTAGAGCCTCAAAATGAAAACCCAGAGTGTTACCTCATTCACGGAGGCCGAACCCCTAACAATGAGCTATCATCAAGCCTTTACATGCTTAGTGTTGACAGCCATGGATGTAATAGGAAGGTCACACTGAGATGCCTGGAGAAAGAGTTAGTTGGCGAGCTCCCAGAAGCACGGCATGGCCACACCCTTAGTGTAGTCCACAGCAGAGGGAAAACTGCCTGTGTTCTATTTGGTGGCAGATCCTATATGCCTCCTGATGAAAGAACAACAGAGAACTGGAACTGCATGGTGGATTGTCCACCCCAGATTTACCTCATTGATCTGGAGTTTGGCTGCTGTTCAGCACATACCCTCCCAGAGCTCACTGACGGCCAGTCTTTCCACCTGGCATTGGCACGAGAGGACTATGTCTACATCTTGGGTGGCCACATTGCCTCTACTGACTGCCGACCACCTCGCCTGTTCAGGCTGCATGTAGAGCTCTTTTTAGGGAGTCCATTACTCTCCTGTGAGATCCTTAATGATGGTCTCTCCATCACAAGTGCCATTGCTACTCCCATAGGCCCTGCACATGAATACATTATTCTTGGTGGTTACCAGTCAGATTCCCAGAAGAGAATGCTGTGCACCTATGTTGTACTAGATGATGTTGGAATACGCATGGAGCCCAGAGAGCCTCCTGAGTGGAGCAGTGAGATCAGCCAAAGCCGTACCTGGTTTGGTGGAACCCTAGAAAAGGGAAGTGCATTAATTGGTATACCTTCTGGGACAAATCATACACCTGCAGATGCCAATTATTTTTACCAGTTAAGCTTCAAACAAGAGGGAGATGGGGAGGATGCAACCCAAACATGCAGTCAAGAATCCACTGATTTTGAGGATTCAGCACCCCTAGAAGATTCAGAAGAGCTGTATTTTGGCCGTGAACCCCATGAGATGGAATACAGCAGTGATGGAGAGGGCGACACCTAcaatgaagaagatgaagaggatgaaTCTCAGACTGGTTATTGGATAAAGTGCTGCCTCACATGTCAGGTTGACATCAACACTTGGGAGCCCTTTTACTCCACTGAGCTTACCAGACCAGCTATGATCTTCTGTTCCAGAGGTGAAGGTGGACACTGGGTCCATGCTCAGTGTATGGAGCTCTCAGAGATTCTACTACAACGTCTCTCTCAAAATAACAGCAAGTATTATTGCCTTGACCATGGAGATCTTGCAAGGCAGGAAATGACTCCGCCACGCAAGATATTGCCTTTGAAGAGAATCCCAATGAAGACATTGCACCGCAAAGCCCCCATAACCCCGAAAATGTCTCCAGTTAAGAAGAGCTTCTTCAGAAGATTGTTTGACTGA
- the iftap gene encoding intraflagellar transport-associated protein, which produces MMEALELFCTLPEQSYEQFLSTFMPMSTENVKAGLKFPEEESKNCLVELNGVNMDKKVDKEGEETEDINIMEVCVLPGEVEEDSPAYTPAFCHHTQLELSSTDMDHMTHTALSNTESQIESEEVVPFSLDDTFDYDNVALSHKYPVKSSNCGSS; this is translated from the exons ATGATGGAAGCTCTTGAGCTTTTCTGTACCTTACCGGAGCAGTCCTACGAGCAGTTCCTGTCAACATTCATGCCCATGAGCACAG AGAATGTGAAAGCCGGTTTGAAGTTTCCTGAAGAAGAAAGCAAAAACTGCCTTGTAGAGCTGAACGGTGTGAACATGGACAAAAAG GTTGacaaagaaggagaagagacTGAAGACATAAATATCATGGAAG TATGTGTGCTTCCTGGAGAAGTTGAGGAAGATTCACCAGCCTACACTCCTGCTTTCTGTCACCACACACAGCTTGAGCTCTCTTCTACTGACATGGACCATATGACACACACGGCACTGAGCAATACAGAGAGCCAG ATCGAAAGTGAGGAGGTTGTGCCTTTCAGTCTGGATGACACCTTCGATTATGACAATGTTGCACTGTCTCACAAGTATCCTGTTAAATCCAGCAACTGTGGATCATCATGA
- the rag1 gene encoding V(D)J recombination-activating protein 1, with protein METELHVPPDSPRASMPDELCHPYSNFSNWKFKLFRVRSLEKAPLPGEPPVEKEVEQKVREPGDGLSVPGSIMKLCLGGKNKENVEGAGRQVDLKLQEIDTHMNHLRSLCRLCGILLRKAKGPEHEVQGDLGESSRHALRRMGCKASRWPDVIEKVFKVDVRGDMESIHPPMFCHRCWTVAMRGGGICSFSRTRVPIWKPHNSHCLHCYPKRHILQRRGRKRKKPLHSLSKRAKRETSTGCKKVWRQTTDNPPTMGMRSWVKSAAQRSLWVKNITHCQKDHLTSNLLPGDFPKDFVSAIVCQVCDHLLSDPVQSPCRHLFCRTCIQKYSHVLGSQCPACGVLFNPCDLNSPHKAFLSILHSLPLLCPREGCEELVRLESFADHCLNHCFERDSRKEQEQQNLGGYLPVNKGGRPRQHLLSLTRRAQKHRLRELKNHVKVFADKEEGGDVKSVCLTLFLLALRAGNEHKQADELEAMMQGRGLSLHPAVCLAIRVNTFLSCSQYHKMYRTVKATSGRQIFQPLHALRNAEKELLPGFHQFEWQPALKNVARSCNIGIIDGLSGWTASVDDVPPDTITRRFRYDVALVSALKDLEEDIMDGLRERGLDDSKCTSGFTVVIKESCDGMGDVSEKHGGGPAVPEKAVRFSFTVMSITIQAEGEEEAVTIFQEQKPNSELSCRPLCLMFVDESDHEMLTAILGPVVAERKAMKESRLILFIGGLQRSFRFYFRSTGYDEKMVRDMEGLEASGSTYICTLCDSTRAEASQNMVLHSITRSHDENLERYEIWRTNPFSESADELRDRVKGVSAKPFMETQPTLDALHCDIGNATEFYKIFQDEIGEVYLKSNPTREERRQWRSALDKQLRKNMKLKPVMRMNGNYARRLMTREAAEAVCELVPSEDRREALKELMELYIQMKPVWRSTCPARDCPDQLCRYSFNSQRFAELLSTTFKYRYDGKITNYLHKTLAHVPEIIERDGSIGAWASEGNESGNKLFRRFRKMNARQSKAFELEDILKHHWLYTSKYLQKFMEAHKDSAKALQATINPEECQECPDDFDISLEITDF; from the exons ATGGAGACAGAGCTGCATGTTCCACCAGATTCACCAAGAGCATCCATGCCAGATGAGTTGTGTCATCCTTATTCCAACTTCTCAAATTGGAAGTTTAAACTCTTTCGAGTTCGTTCTTTGGAGAAAGCCCCTCTGCCTGGTGAACCTCCTGTGGAAAAGGAGGTTGAGCAGAAGGTGCGTGAACCAGGGGATGGCTTGAGTGTTCCTGGCAGCATTATGAAGCTCTGTCTAGGGGGCAAAAATAAGGAGAATGTGGAGGGTGCTGGCAGACAAGTGGATCTCAAGCTTCAGGAGATTGACACACACATGAACCATCTCAG GTCTTTATGTCGCTTATGTGGCATACTACTAAGAAAAGCAAAAGGTCCAGAGCATGAAGTTCAGGGAGACCTGGGTGAGTCTAGTAGACATGCCTTGCGCAGGATGGGCTGCAAGGCTTCTAGATGGCCAGATGTCATCGAAAAGGTGTTTAAAGTAGATGTGAGAGGAGACATGGAATCCATCCACCCTCCCATGTTCTGTCATCGCTGCTGGACTGTAGCTATGAGAGGAGGGGGAATATGTAGCTTCTCTAGAACAAGGGTCCCTATATGGAAGCCCCACAACTCACACTGTCTGCACTGCTACCCCAAGAGACACATACTTCAGCgaagaggaaggaaaagaaaaaagccacTACACAGCCTTTCCAaaagagcaaagagagagacatcTACAGGGTGCAAGAAAGTGTGGAGACAGACCACAGACAACCCACCAACAATGGGCATGAGATCATGGGTGAAGTCAGCTGCTCAGAGAAGCCTTTGGGTAAAGAATATAACTCATTGCCAGAAAGACCACCTAACCTCCAACCTACTTCCAGGTGATTTCCCGAAAGACTTTGTGAGTGCTATTGTGTGCCAAGTGTGTGACCACCTATTGTCTGACCCAGTCCAGTCTCCATGCCGACATCTCTTCTGCCGCACCTGCATCCAAAAATACAGCCATGTCTTAGGTTCCCAGTGTCCAGCCTGTGGTGTCCTATTTAACCCATGTGACCTAAATAGCCCTCACAAAGCCTTTCTGTCTATTCTCCACTCTCTACCTCTGCTTTGCCCAAGAGAAGGTTGTGAGGAATTGGTCAGATTAGAGTCCTTTGCAGACCACTGTCTAAATCACTGTTTTGAGAGAGACAGCAGGAAGGAACAAGAACAGCAGAACCTGGGTGGCTACTTGCCTGTAAATAAAGGTGGTCGTCCTCGCCAGCACCTGCTCTCGTTGACACGCAGGGCACAGAAACACAGGCTGAGAGAGCTGAAGAATCATGTGAAGGTGTTTGCTGATAAGGAGGAGGGTGGAGATGtgaagtctgtgtgtttgacatTGTTCCTGCTGGCACTGAGAGcaggaaatgaacacaaacaggCTGATGAGCTGGAGGCCATGATGCAAG GCAGGGGTCTCAGTCTGCACCCAGCTGTGTGTTTGGCCATACGGGTCAATACCTTTCTTAGCTGTAGTCAGTACCACAAGATGTACCGCACTGTCAAAGCTACTAGTGGACGGCAGATCTTCCAGCCCTTGCACGCTCTTCGCAATGCCGAAAAGGAGCTTCTTCCTGGCTTCCATCAATTTGAGTGGCAACCAGCTCTCAAAAATGTTGCCAGATCTTGCAACATAGGGATCATTGATGGACTTTCTGGGTGGACAGCCTCTGTAGATGATGTTCCCCCAGATACTATTACTAGAAGATTTCGCTATGATGTAGCACTAGTGTCAGCTTTAAAGGACTTGGAGGAAGACATCATGGATGGACTTAGAGAAAGAGGGTTGGATGACAGCAAATGCACCTCAGGTTTTACTGTGGTGATTAAGGAGTCATGTGATGGCATGGGAGATGTCAGTGAGAAGCATGGTGGAGGACCTGCGGTCCCTGAGAAGGCAGTGAGATTTTCTTTTACAGTGATGTCCATCACTATTCAAGCTGAAGGTGAAGAGGAAGCTGTCACCATCTTCCAGGAGCAAAAGCCTAACTCTGAGCTTTCTTGCAGGCCTCTGTGCCTCATGTTTGTGGATGAGTCTGATCACGAGATGCTGACGGCCATCTTGGGACCCGTAGTGGCAGAGCGTAAAGCTATGAAAGAGAGTCGACTTATTCTTTTTATAGGTGGGCTTCAACGTTCCTTTCGCTTTTATTTTAGGAGCACAGGTTACGATGAAAAAATGGTGAGAGACATGGAAGGTTTGGAGGCTTCGGGCTCTACTTACATCTGCACCCTGTGTGACTCCACACGAGCTGAAGCCTCTCAGAACATGGTGCTTCACTCCATTACTAGAAGTCATGATGAAAATCTTGAGCGCTATGAGATATGGAGGACTAACCCATTTTCTGAGTCTGCAGATGAACTGCGGGATCGAGTCAAAGGTGTCTCAGCCAAGCCTTTCATGGAGACGCAACCCACATTAGATGCTTTGCACTGTGACATTGGCAATGCTACTGAATTTTACAAGATCTTCCAGGATGAGATTGGTGAAGTGTACTTGAAAAGCAACCCAACTCGAGAAGAGCGCCGGCAATGGAGGTCAGCCCTTGACAAGCAGCTTCGAAAGAACATGAAATTAAAACCAGTGATGAGAATGAATGGGAACTACGCCCGGCGACTTATGACCCGTGAGGCTGCCGAAGCAGTATGTGAGCTGGTTCCTTCAGAGGACCGCCGTGAGGCTCTGAAAGAACTAATGGAGCTCTACATCCAGATGAAACCTGTGTGGCGTTCTACTTGTCCAGCTCGAGATTGTCCTGATCAGCTTTGCCGCTATAGCTTCAATTCTCAACGTTTTGCAGAGCTCCTCTCCACCACATTCAAATATCGCTATGATGGCAAGATTACTAATTACCTCCACAAGACTTTAGCCCATGTACCTGAAATTATTGAGCGTGATGGCTCTATTGGTGCCTGGGCCAGCGAAGGAAATGAATCTGGGAACAAGCTTTTCCGGCGCTTCCGTAAGATGAATGCTAGGCAGTCTAAGGCATTTGAATTAGAAGACATATTAAAACACCACTGGTTGTACACATCAAAGTATCTGCAGAAGTTCATGGAGGCTCATAAGGACTCAGCAAAAGCACTGCAAGCCACCATCAACCCAGAAGAATGTCAAGAGTGCCCAGATGACTTTGACATATCTCTTGAAATAACAGACTTTTAA